The Longimicrobium sp. genome includes the window GGGGTGGGAGCTGATGGCCCGCGGCGCGGCGGGCCGGCCCACGGCGGAGGCGCTCGACCAGCGGGCGCGGGACCTTACACTGCGCAACCCGCTCCTGGGGCTGGAGACCGCCCGCGAGGGCGCGCGGCTCAACCCCGACGATCCCGCGAGCTGGCTGCGGCTCTGGTGGTTCGAGGGGTACGCGCAGGGCCGCGGCGGAACCGACTCGGCATCGCTTCAGCCGCGCCGTGCCCGGCTCGCGCAGCTCGCGAGGGCGCTGCAGGCGAAGGCGGGCCTCACCGGTGACGAGGTGGGCGCGATGATGCTCCTGGCGCGCGGGCTGCGCGACGAGGAGGCCGCGAGCGCGTGGGAAGCCCGCCTGCTGCGCGAGCATCCGCGCCACCGCGACGCCGTTCCCGTCCGGATGAAGGCGGCGATGGCCCCGCACTCCAGCAGCATCGAAGGAAAGCTGGCCGTGCTGGAGCCGCTCTGGGCCGAGCTGGGCACCACCGACGACTACCTGCTGATGGTCGGCACCGAGAATGCGCTCAGCGGCGGCGACCCGGCCGCGGTGGTGCGCTGGACGGACCGCCTGCTCGCGCACGTGCCGCTGATCGAGGCGCAGTCCCGCGCGGCCCGCGCGGTGGCGGAGCGGCCGGCGACCCGCGCGGAAGGGATGCGCCACATCCGCCGCATCCTCGCCCGCCTGCACGAGGCGCGCGATGCGGACCGCGACCTCTTCCGCACCGCGCCCCAGCAGCGCGACCGCGACGCCGAGCACCAGGCGGAGCTGCTCGCCGCGCTCGGCCACGCGCTCGCTTACTCGGGCGCGGCCCCGGCCGCGCTCGACTCCCTGCGCGCCGCCTCTTCGCGGAGCGCGCGGATCCCGCTCCTGCGCGAGATCGCCACCGCGCAGCTCGCGGCGGGCGACACGGCGGGCGCCGCGGGCAGCTGGGCCCGCGCCGCAGGGGCCGGGGCGGGCACTGCGCTGGCGGACAGCGTGCGCGAGGAGATCGGTGCACGCTTCGTGGCGGAGCGCTGGGCGGCGGACGTGGCCGCGGCGCGCGCCGAATTCGCCGCCCGCATCCGTCGCGCGGAGATCAGCCGTGCGCTCGCGGGCGGGCTGCGCCTGGTGGACGGCGCCGGTGTGCCCGCCGCGCTGCGGGGGAGCGCGGCGGGCCGGCCGACGGTAGTGGTCTTCGCCAAGAGCGGCTGCGGCTTCAGCCTGCGCGCGCTGCCGCGGGTGGAGCGCATGGCGGCCGAGCTCGCACGATCGGGCGTGCGCACGGTGCTGGTCACCGACGAGGCACCGAGCGAGGATCTCCAGAAGTTCTTTGGCGGGCGCGGCTACACGGGCCCCGTGCTCTTCGATCCGTCGCGCTCCAGCCACGCGGCATTCGGATCGGCGGGAACGCCGGAGTACTTCGTGGTGGACGGGGCGGGGACGATCCGCTTCGAGTACAGCTCGCTGGACGAGCTTCCGGCGCAGGTCGCGGCGCTCGCCCGGCCGTGAACGTTCCAGGGGCGGCGCCGGTGCGCCGCCCCGCATCAGCCGATCACGACCGTCGGCGCCGCCTCCGTCCAGCTTTCCCGCAGCGTGCAGCTGAACCGGCCGCGAAAGGTGCCCTCCTTCTGGCGCGACTGG containing:
- a CDS encoding TlpA disulfide reductase family protein: MPITRTIQLALLLAAAAPAMGQTASSGKLTLTPAAHGPGARVEARYQGDTRFAGATRLVLRARLRTPGDQEAYLGAIGTETRRVAELVRGDDGVLRGSFQWPDSVVYALFAVEAPDGGVIDTHGNQGWELMARGAAGRPTAEALDQRARDLTLRNPLLGLETAREGARLNPDDPASWLRLWWFEGYAQGRGGTDSASLQPRRARLAQLARALQAKAGLTGDEVGAMMLLARGLRDEEAASAWEARLLREHPRHRDAVPVRMKAAMAPHSSSIEGKLAVLEPLWAELGTTDDYLLMVGTENALSGGDPAAVVRWTDRLLAHVPLIEAQSRAARAVAERPATRAEGMRHIRRILARLHEARDADRDLFRTAPQQRDRDAEHQAELLAALGHALAYSGAAPAALDSLRAASSRSARIPLLREIATAQLAAGDTAGAAGSWARAAGAGAGTALADSVREEIGARFVAERWAADVAAARAEFAARIRRAEISRALAGGLRLVDGAGVPAALRGSAAGRPTVVVFAKSGCGFSLRALPRVERMAAELARSGVRTVLVTDEAPSEDLQKFFGGRGYTGPVLFDPSRSSHAAFGSAGTPEYFVVDGAGTIRFEYSSLDELPAQVAALARP